In one window of Desulforhabdus amnigena DNA:
- a CDS encoding P-II family nitrogen regulator, translated as MVKIEAIIKPFRLTEVQEALVDMGIQGMTVTEVKGFGRQKGHVEMYRGAEYQVDFVPKLQLTVVISENQAQAVMETIRDKAQTGKIGDGKIFVSNIEEVLRIRTGETGREAL; from the coding sequence ATGGTAAAGATTGAAGCAATCATCAAGCCGTTCCGGCTTACGGAAGTTCAGGAAGCTTTGGTGGACATGGGCATTCAGGGAATGACCGTGACGGAAGTCAAGGGATTTGGAAGGCAGAAGGGACACGTGGAAATGTACCGGGGTGCGGAATACCAGGTGGACTTTGTACCCAAGCTCCAGCTCACCGTCGTGATCTCCGAAAATCAGGCCCAGGCGGTCATGGAAACCATCAGAGACAAAGCGCAAACAGGAAAGATTGGAGATGGAAAGATTTTCGTTTCCAACATTGAAGAAGTCCTGCGCATCCGAACCGGTGAAACGGGACGCGAAGCCCTCTGA